The following are from one region of the Littorina saxatilis isolate snail1 linkage group LG4, US_GU_Lsax_2.0, whole genome shotgun sequence genome:
- the LOC138965341 gene encoding alpha-(1,3)-fucosyltransferase C-like encodes MRTLKNTASRCMLGSPIMLCTVRNKRRMRTAVATLLAFLLFLFFVLPGSDVPCSGDVCNGVTKTHPLTFTNRTSFVTTFPQRQWRNASVKRILRWTGFFTDPTWEETDDRYFAPCEESRCTMTNDRSLLDQSDAVLFHSGALFNFWRGHEMPDHRLPHQVWILHNVEPPTRTPLNLATLAGVFNWTAWYRRDSDVPVPYGGYTVYPGDRYGSNYSVNFARHNHRFAAWMSSNCYDYNRRQLIIRRLKELLGSDLDLYGGCNEKRCPETICSDTLSNYKFYLALENANCRDYVTEKFWSALARKQVPVVLGGASSEDYRKIAPPNSFLHINDFRSLEHLAQHLRHLSQDEAAYNLHLQWTRHYEVHSELPARRKWWCDLCSSLHDKSKPAQVYSDLQGWVQDDVCPQWTLGNQIGRYVDGIKFKIGIV; translated from the exons ATGAGAACCCTGAAGAACACAGCCAGCAGATGCATGCTGGGATCTCCTATCATGCTCTGCACCGTACGCAACAAGCGGCGCATGCGCACAGCAGTCGCAACACTTCTGGccttcctcctctttctcttcttcgtCCTCCCCGGAAGTGACGTCCCTTGCTCCGGTGACGTGTGCAATGGCGTCACAAAAACACATCCTCTGACGTTCACCAACAGGACTTCCTTCGTCACCACCTTTCCACAGCGTCAGTGGCGGAACGCGTCAGTCAAGCGTATCCTCCGTTGGACAGGCTTTTTCACGGACCCGACGTGGGAGGAAACGGATGACCGGTACTTCGCGCCGTGCGAGGAGAGTCGCTGCACGATGACCAACGACCGGTCACTGCTTGACCAGTCGGACGCAGTACTCTTCCATTCTGGGGCCCTGTTCAACTTTTGGAGAGGGCACGAAATGCCTGATCACCGTCTCCCTCATCAG GTGTGGATTCTCCACAACGTTGAACCACCCACCCGTACCCCGCTTAACTTGGCGACTCTGGCGGGTGTCTTCAACTGGACGGCGTGGTACCGGAGGGACTCCGACGTACCCGTTCCCTACGGGGGATACACCGTCTACCCCGGGGATCGTTATGGCAGCAACTACAGCGTCAACTTCGCGCGCCACAACCATCGGTTTGCTGCTTGGATGTCCAGCAACTGCTACGACTACAACCGTCGTCAGTTGATTATCAGACGACTCAAG GAATTGCTGGgctctgaccttgacctttacggAGGCTGCAACGAAAAGCGTTGCCCGGAGACGATCTGCAGCGACACTCTGAGCAACTACAAGTTCTACCTCGCCCTGGAGAACGCCAACTGTCGGGATTACGTCACCGAGAAGTTCTGGAGTGCCCTGGCCAGGAAACAGGTGCCGGTGGTGTTAGGGGGAGCCTCCAGCGAGGATTACCGCAAG ATCGCCCCTCCAAACTCGTTCCTGCACATCAACGACTTCCGAAGCCTGGAGCACCTGGCACAACACCTACGACACCTGAGCCAAGACGAAGCAGCGTACAACCTACACCTGCAGTGGACCAGGCACTACGAGGTCCACAGCGAGCTCCCTGCTCGGAGAAAATGGTGGTGCGACCTGTGCAGCTCTCTCCACGACAAGTCCAAACCGGCGCAAGTTTACTCTGATCTGCAGGGCTGGGTTCAGGATGATGTGTGCCCACAATGGACG TTGGGAAATCAGATTGGTCGCTACGTGGATGGGATTAAATTTAAGATCGGAATCGTGTAG